The window CTTCGGGCAGGCGACCGCGCGCACCGACGCCACCGTGGCCCAGGCGACCGCCGACCCCCTCGCGCGCCCCCAGGTGCTGGCGGCCACCGAGCGACTGGCCGCCGTCCGCGCCTCGTGGGGAGCCGGCGACACCGCCAGCGAGCGCGAGACGAGCAACCGGCAGCTCTTCGACAAGTACCGCTACCTCGTCGACGGGCTGAGCGAGGCCGTCGACGCCCACCTGGCCACCGCGGAGGTGGAGGGCGGCGGGGACACCGGGCTCGAGCACGCGCTGGCCGACCTGCGCCGCACCGCCCGCGCCACCACCCTCGCCGGGGAGGAGGTGCCCTACTACCTGGGGTTCCTCTCCGCCCCCGCCGGCGCCGAGGGGGCCTCGCGCCAGCCCTTCCTGCGCAGCTGGGCCGGTTTCCAGATCGCCTCCGAGGACATCACCGCCTCCGGGCAGGCCCGCGTCCGGTCGGGCTGGACGGCCGCGCTCGCCGAGGAGCCGACGCAGGTCGTGGACCGGACCCTGGCCGCGGCCGTGGCCTCCGGCAGCCACGAACCACCGAGCTCGGCGGTCCTGGTGTCCCTCAGCTCCGCCGTCGTGGGACGCGACGACGCTCTGCGGTCCGTGCTCGACACCGCTGCGACGCAGGCGGTCCAGGCCGCCGAGACCTACCGCGCCGACGCCTACCGGGAACTGGTCAAGTACGCCGGCGCCACGGGGCTGCTGCTGCTGCTGTCCGTCGGCGGGACGCTGTCCACGAGCCGCTCGATCGGCGCGCCGCTGGACCGGCTCGCCGCCGCCGCCCGCTCCATCAGCCGGGGCGAGCTCGTCGACGTGGCGGTCGAGGGACCGCCGGAGACGCGCGTCGTCGCCCGCGGCCTCGGCGCCGCCGTCGCCAGCCTGCGCTCGGTGCAGGCCCAGGCGCAGGCCGTCGCCGACGGCGCCTTCGACGACGAGATCCTGCGCCGTCCCGTCGGCGGGCCGCTCGGCGGTGTCGTGCACGCCTCCGTCCAGCAGATCCTCGGCGTCATGCGCGACCGCGAGCTGCTGCAGGAGGAGATGGCCCACCAGGCCACCCACGACGCGCTGACGACGCTGCCCAACCGCGGCGAGGCGCTGGCCCGGATCGACCGGGCGCTGCGCCGCGCCCACCGCACCGGCGAGCGCGTCGGCCTGCTCTTCCTCGACCTCGACCAGTTCAAGGCGGTCAACGACTCCCTCGGCCACGTCGCCGGGGACGCCGTCCTGCGGACCGTGGCGCACCGCCTGCGCCAGCGCGTGCGCGGGGTCGACGTCGTGGCCCGCCTCGGCGGCGACGAGTTCGTCGTCCTCGTCGAGCCCGTGCAGGACGTGGAGGGGCTGGTCGAGTTCGGGCAGGCCCTCATCGACACCGTCTCGGCCCCCGTCCCGCTGCCCGGCTCGGCGGAGTCGCAGGCCGTCATCGGCGCGAGCGTCGGCGTGGCCGTCAGCCGCGTCGGGGCCGGCGCCGGGCCGGCGGAGTCCGGCGAGGCCGCCGACACGCTGCTGCAGGAGGCCCACACCGCCGCCTCCCGCGCCAAGGACGCCGGCCGCGGCCGCGTCGAGGTCTACGACGACGACCTGCGGCAGACCCTCGCCGCGCAGGCCGCTCTCGAGGACGGGCTCCGGCGCGCGCTCGCCGAGGACGAGCTCGTCCTGCACTACCAGCCCGTCACCGACCTGCGGACGGGGCTCGTGGGCAGCGTCGAGGCGCTGGTGCGGTGGCAGAAGCCGGGCGAGGGGCTCGTCCCGCCGGGCGTGTTCATCCCCGTCGCCGAGAACTCGGACCTCATCTGCGACCTCGGCCGGTGGGCGCTGCGGACGTCGCTCGCGCAGCTGGCGCAGTTCGACGCGTCCGGTGGACCGGGTGCGGGCCTGCGGGTCGCGGTCAACGTCTCCGGCCGCCACCTGCGCTCCCCGCGCCTGGTCGACGACGTCCGCTGCGCCCTGGAAGCCTCCGGCACGGCTCCCGACCGGCTCGCGCTGGAGATCACCGAGACCGTCATGGTCGAGGACGACGCGGCGTGGGCGCGGCTGGAGGAGCTGCGGGCCATCGGCGTGCAGATCGCCATCGACGACTTCGGGACGGGCTACACCTCGTTCGGCCAGCTCGCCCGGGTCCCCGTCGACGTCCTGAAGATCGACCGCAGCTTCGTCGACTCCGAGGACCCGCGCACCGTCGAGCTCGTCCGGCTCGTCGTGGGCGCCGCGCGCAGCTTCGGCCTGCGGGTCGTCGCCGAGGGCGTCGAGCAGGTCTCGCAGGTGCGGGCGCTGCAGGCCGTCGGTTGCGACACCGTGCAGGGCTACTACTTCTCCCGGCCCGTCGCCGCGGACCGGCTGCCGGCCGCCGTCACGGGCTGCCACGAGGTCTTCGAGGAGACCTGCCGGCTCGAACCGGCCGGCTGACGGGCGTAGCCTCGACGGCCGTGTCCTCCGCAACCGTGGACCTCGAGCACGGTCAGCTGACCGACGAGGCCATCCGCTCCACGATGACGAACTGCTCGCGCGGCGAAGCGCACCGGATGCGCGTGCCGGGCTGGGTGCACGAGTGCGACCCCGCCCACGAGGTCGTCGGCTGGCGCGACCCCAAGGCCCCCGAACGCGGGTGGCTGCTCGTCCCGCTCGACGAGGCCGTCGTGGGCCTGGCGCTGCGCGCGGCGCCCGGCAGGGGGGTGCGGGCCACGGCCGTGTGCGACCTGTGCCGCACGACCCGCTCGCCCGGGGACGTCTCGCTGTTCGTCGCCGCCCGCGCCGGGGAGGCGGGCCGCAAGCACGACACCGTCGGCACGTACGCGTGCTCGGACCTGGCCTGCGCCGACAACGTCCGCGTGCTGCGGGCCACCCCGACGCTCAAGCCGGACCCGGGCCTGAGCGTGTCCCAGCGGCAGGAGGGGCTGCGCGAACGCGCCGCCGCGTTCGCCGCGAAGGTGCTGGCGACGCGGGACTGAGGAGCGGGGGGTCGACGGCGGCCGGGGGCCGACCCCCCGTCGAGGCTCGGCCCGCTCCCGGTACGACCGTGGTCGCAGGCCCGGCGCACGGCGTCCGACCCCAGCCGGACGCGCCGGAGCGGTCCCGCCGCGACACTCGACCCATGACCTCCTCCACCTCCTCCACCTGCCCCACCTGCGGTCACGCTCTCGCGGCGGAGCTGCAGCCGGCGCCCGACGTGTCCGTGGTGCGGTGGTTCCGGGACGCACCGGCGTGGTCGGGGATGCTCTCGACCGACGAGGTGTACGGGCAGTACCTGCGCGCCACCGACGACGCTCCGGTCTCCCGCCGCCGGTTCGTGTCCGACCTCGCGTACCTGGGGGTCGAGGAGGTGCTGGACGAGGAGACGTTCGTGCTCGACCGGCAGTGAGGTGGGCGCGGGGGACCACCCCGACGAGACGTGGTTGGACGACTTCGCCGGGCTCTCGGTGAGCGGTGCCCTCGAGAGGGCGCGAGCCCAGGGGCGGCCGGTGCGCGTCCTGCGCCCGGGCTCGGAGATGACCTCGGACCTCCGCCCCGACCGCTTGAACCTGCACGTGGACGCGGACGGTGAGCTGGAGGCGCTGAGCGCGGGCTGAGGCCCGGTCGGAACCGGTGGTGGTCGTGGGCCGCACGGGCGGTCCCCTCACCCGGACGGGTCCCGACCCGTCGCGGACCGTGGCCGGCGCGGGTGCCCGCGGGGTGGACTGGGGGTGGCGGGACCGGCCCGCGCGATCGGGTGGGGTGGGCGTGCGACGGGGACCGCTGCGGCGTGCGGGTGTGCTGGGGGTCGCCGGCGGTCTCGTCGCCGCCCTGACCGTGGGCGGGGGCGCCGTGGGGGAGACCGTGCCGCGACTGGGCCTGCAGCCGCTGTGGTCCGACCCGGACTCCCTCTCCCACCGGCGGCTCGCCGCCCACGAGGCGGCGGGCCGCACCGACCTCGCCGACGCGCTGCGGCCGCTGGCGCAGGCGCCGACGGCGACGTGGTTCACCGGGGACGCCCCCCGCGAACGGGCCCGCGCGCTGACGGCGGCCGCCGCCGCGGCGGGCGAGCTGCCCGTCCTCGTCGCCTACGACGTCCCCGGCCGCGACTGCGGGTCCTTCTCGGCCGGCGGGGCCGCCGACGAGGACGCCTACCTGGCGTGGGTCCGGGAACTGGCCGCCGGGATCGGGGAGCGCCCGGCCGTGGTCGTGCTCGAACCGGACGCCGTCGCCTCCGCGGTCACGGGCTGCGGGACGGTCCCGGTCCGGGAGCGGCTGGGGCTGCTGCGCCACGCCGTCGAGGTCCTCACCGCGCTGCCCGCCACCCACGTCTACGTCGACGCGGGCCACGCGGGCTGGGTGCAGGACCTGCCCGCGCTGGCGGCCGCGCTGCGGGCGGCGGGGATCGACCGGGCCGCCGGCTTCGCCCTCAACGTCTCGAACTTCCAGCCCACGGACGCCACCGTCGCCTACGGCCGCAGGCTGTCCCGCCTCCTGGGCGGGGCGCACTTCGTCGTCGACACGAGCCGCAACGGGGCGGGCGCGCCGGTCACCACGGGCCGGGACGAGGACTGGTGCAACCCGCCGGGCCGCCGGACCGGGCGGCTGCCCTCGACGCTGACGGGGGTGGACGTCGTCGACGCCTGGCTGTGGGTCAAGCGGCCCGGGGAGTCCGACGGGAGCTGCCGACCGGGTGAACCCGCAGCCGGGGAGTGGTTCGAGGAGTACGCCCTCGCGCTCGTGGGCGTGTAGAGTCATCACCGCACGTTGCGGACGTAGCGCAGTTGGTAGCGCATAACCTTGCCAAGGTTAGGGTCGCGAGTTCGAGTCTCGTCGTCCGCTCTGTCGAAGTAGCGTCGGTCCCCGTGAGGGACCGGCGCTCTTCTGCTTCCTGGGGCTGGATCGCGTTCCGCGCCGCCCGCAACCTCCCCGCCAGCGCGCTCGCGCTCGCCTGGGCCCTGCGGCACGGGGCGACGGTCTTCGTGGGTGAGGACCTGTTCGTGGAGTGCTCCGGGATGCCGCGCGGCACGTACGGCCGGGGCGGGACGACCGTCGGCAACGTCTGGCTGCACGGCGGGCTCGGCGGGGAGCGCCGGCGGCGGCACGAGCTGCGGCACGCCGACCAGTACGCGCTGCTGGGGACGCTGCCGTTCCTCGCGCTCTACGGCCTCAACGCCCTCCTCACCCGCAACCTGCCGCACCGCAACGTCTTCGAGCGGTGGGCGGGGCTTCAGGACGGCGGGTACGCGCGTCCCCGCCCCGACCCTCAGGGCCGGACGCGCACCGCGAGGACCGCGACGTCGTCCTCGGCGTGACCGGCGACGAGCTCCAGGACGCCGTCGCACAGCTCCTCCGGTCCCCGGCCCGCGAACCGGCCCGCCGTCTCGGCCAGCCACGTCAGCCCCTCGTCGAGGGACGCGCCGCGCCGTTCCACGAGACCGTCCGTGTAGAGCAGCACCGTCGCCCCCGGTGCCAGGCCGTGCACGTGGTCGGCGCGCACGAACCCGGCGTCGAGCCCGAGCAGCAGGTCGGGGCTGGTGCGCAGCAGCTCGACGCCGCCGTCCGGGCTGACGACGAGCGGGGGCATGTGCCCGGCGTTGGACCAGCGCAACCGCCAGGTCGTCGAACCCTCCAGGGGTTCGACGGTGGCCAGGATCCCCGTCGCCAGCGCCCCCACCCCGAGGTCGCGCATGGCCCGGTCCAGCGCCGACAGCGCGGCGGCCGGGGAGACCTCCAGGGAGTAGCCGATGCCCCGCAGCAGGTTGCGGACCTGCCCCATGGCCGCCGCGGCGTCCTGGTCGTGACCGGTGACGTCGCCGATGACGAGGCAGGCGGCCCCGGCCGCGGTGAGGAACGCGTCGTGCCAGTCGCCGCCGACCTGGGCGTGCTCGGCCGCGGGCAGGTAGCGGACCGCGGTCTCCAGGTGCTGCGGCTGCGGCGCGGCCGTCAGCAGGCTGCGCTGCAACGTCTCGGCCATCGTCCGGACCGCTGCGGCGGCGGTGCGCTCGGCCTGCGTGGCCCGCACCCGGTCCAGCGCCTGGGCCGTCGAGGCGGCCAGGGCCGTGAGCAGGTCGGTGTCCTCGGCCGACAGCTCCCGCGGCCGCCGCCAGGACAGGCCCAGCGCGCCGATGACGCGGTCCCCCACCCACAGGGGCCAGCCCGTGGTCCCGTCGTCGGAGACGACCGCGGTCCCGCGCAGGGCCGCCCCCACGGCGCCGACGGCGGGGTCGTGCTCGTCCCCGCGCACCCGCAGCGTCCCGTCCTCCAGCAGACCCAGCACGATGCCGTCGGCCCCCAGCAGCCCCGCCGCCCCGCGGCCGAGGACCTTCAGGACGTCGTCCTCGGTCTCGACCGAGGGCAGGGCCTGGGCGACGGCGACGAGCCCGGCCAGCCGTTGCGCCTGCCACTGCTGCAGGTCGGCGCGGCGCCGCTCGGCCTCGTAGGAGGCCGCGGCCGACAACGCGTCGCCGACGGTGGCGGCCACGAGGCGCACGAAGTCGCGGTAGGCCGCGTCGAGGGGCACCCGCTCGCTGAGCCGGGCCGCCAGGACCCCCGGGGAGTCCCCGCCGAGGGCGGCGGGGATGCGCACCCAGGCCAGCCGGCCCTGCTCGACGTCCTCGACGAGCACCTGGCGGGGCTTCAGGACGGCGGGCGGCGGGGGCAGGCGGGTGGGTCCGCCGGGCAGCTGCAGGTCCACCTCCGGCAGGTCCAGGGGGGCGGTGGACAGCACGTCCAGGGCCCTGCGGGCCAGCTCGGCCGGGGGCTGCAGCTCCGAGGCCAGGTCGCCGAGGCGGGTGAGCAGTTCCAGGCGCCGGTGGTCCTGGACCTGGCGGGTGGTCTCGGTGGCGATGTCCATGACGCCCGCGATCTCGCCGTCGTCGCCGCGCACCGGGGAGTAGGAGAAGGTGAAGAAGGTCTCCTCGAGGTGCCCGTGGCGGTCCAGCAGGACCGGCAGGTCCTCGAAGTGGACGGCCTCGCCCCGCCGGGCCTGGGCGAACAGGGGCCCCAGGTCGTCCCACGCCTCGGGGAAGACCTCGCGCGCGGGCCGGCCGAGGGCGGCGGGGTGCTTGTCCCCGATCGTGTCGGCGTAGGCCTGGTTGTAGACCATCTCCAGGTCCGGGCCCCAGCAGATGAGCAGGGCGAACCGGGTCTCCAGCGCCAGCTCCATCGCCCGGCGCAGCGTCCGGGGCCAGGACTGGGGGTGACCGGTGCTGGTGCGGGACCAGTCGACCTGCTCGTAGGCGCGGCGCAGCTGCACCGCGGGTCCGAAGGGCAGGCGGGCGACCACGTCCAGAACCTAGCGCCGACCCGGGCCGTCGGCTCACCGCTCGCCGTCGCCGCTCGCGGTCGCCGCGCGCAGCCACCGGGACCCGCTGCCCTCCTCCGCCGCCTCGTCGTGGGGGTTGACCAGGGTGCAGCGGGTCAGCGAGAGGCAGCCGCAGCCGATGCAGCCCGTCAGGGAGGTGCGCAGCCCCTCCAGCTCCCGGATGCGGGCGTCGAGCAGCTGCTGCCACCGGCGCCCGACGCGCGCCCACTCCCGGGCCGTGGGGGGACGGTCGGCGGGCAGGGTAGCCAGCGCCTCCCCGATGTCGGCCAGCGACAGCCCCACGCGCTGACCGGCCGCGACGACGGCGAGCCGGCGCAGGACGTGCCGGGGGAAGCGGCGGCGCCCGCCCGCGTCCCGGACGGCCGTGACCAGGCCGCGCTCCTCGTAGTAGCGCAGCGCCGCGACGGAGACCCCGGCCCGCGCGGCGACGGTCCCGATGCTCAACAGGTCGCTCACCAGGACATCTTGACCTCCAGCGGGCTGCAGCTCGTCCCGGACCCGGGTACCCTCGTCTCATATCATTGAGACTTCAATCAGGAGGCTGGGGATCGTGGAGATCGGGATCAGCGCGTTCGCGGAGACCACGCCGTACCCGGGGACGGGCACGACCGTCTCGCACGCGCAGCGGCTGCGGGAGGTCGTGGCGGAGATCGAGCTCGCCGACCAGGTCGGCCTCGACGTCTACGGCCTCGGCGAGCACCACCGGGCCGACTACGCCGCGTCCGCCCCGGCCGTCGTCCTGGCCGCTGCGGCCTCCCGGACGTCCCGCATCCGGCTGTCGAGCGCCGTCACCGTGCTGTCCTCCGACGACCCCGTCCGGGTGTTCCAGCAGTTCGCGACGCTGGACGGCCTGTCGGACGGACGCGCCGAGATCATGGCCGGTCGCGGCTCGTTCATCGAGTCGTTCCCGCTGTTCGGCCACGA of the Kineococcus mangrovi genome contains:
- a CDS encoding glycoside hydrolase family 6 protein, with protein sequence MRRGPLRRAGVLGVAGGLVAALTVGGGAVGETVPRLGLQPLWSDPDSLSHRRLAAHEAAGRTDLADALRPLAQAPTATWFTGDAPRERARALTAAAAAAGELPVLVAYDVPGRDCGSFSAGGAADEDAYLAWVRELAAGIGERPAVVVLEPDAVASAVTGCGTVPVRERLGLLRHAVEVLTALPATHVYVDAGHAGWVQDLPALAAALRAAGIDRAAGFALNVSNFQPTDATVAYGRRLSRLLGGAHFVVDTSRNGAGAPVTTGRDEDWCNPPGRRTGRLPSTLTGVDVVDAWLWVKRPGESDGSCRPGEPAAGEWFEEYALALVGV
- the soxR gene encoding redox-sensitive transcriptional activator SoxR, encoding MSDLLSIGTVAARAGVSVAALRYYEERGLVTAVRDAGGRRRFPRHVLRRLAVVAAGQRVGLSLADIGEALATLPADRPPTAREWARVGRRWQQLLDARIRELEGLRTSLTGCIGCGCLSLTRCTLVNPHDEAAEEGSGSRWLRAATASGDGER
- a CDS encoding FBP domain-containing protein, coding for MSSATVDLEHGQLTDEAIRSTMTNCSRGEAHRMRVPGWVHECDPAHEVVGWRDPKAPERGWLLVPLDEAVVGLALRAAPGRGVRATAVCDLCRTTRSPGDVSLFVAARAGEAGRKHDTVGTYACSDLACADNVRVLRATPTLKPDPGLSVSQRQEGLRERAAAFAAKVLATRD
- a CDS encoding putative bifunctional diguanylate cyclase/phosphodiesterase — translated: MADLPEQRERRSTSLRTRLLVLVLVPVVGLSVFASILVVHRFERVRAAQDAVHQVRAAVALDAVRARIAEEAIPLVSSVELLDLDTGGQAPGDGDALAADLRDLFGQATARTDATVAQATADPLARPQVLAATERLAAVRASWGAGDTASERETSNRQLFDKYRYLVDGLSEAVDAHLATAEVEGGGDTGLEHALADLRRTARATTLAGEEVPYYLGFLSAPAGAEGASRQPFLRSWAGFQIASEDITASGQARVRSGWTAALAEEPTQVVDRTLAAAVASGSHEPPSSAVLVSLSSAVVGRDDALRSVLDTAATQAVQAAETYRADAYRELVKYAGATGLLLLLSVGGTLSTSRSIGAPLDRLAAAARSISRGELVDVAVEGPPETRVVARGLGAAVASLRSVQAQAQAVADGAFDDEILRRPVGGPLGGVVHASVQQILGVMRDRELLQEEMAHQATHDALTTLPNRGEALARIDRALRRAHRTGERVGLLFLDLDQFKAVNDSLGHVAGDAVLRTVAHRLRQRVRGVDVVARLGGDEFVVLVEPVQDVEGLVEFGQALIDTVSAPVPLPGSAESQAVIGASVGVAVSRVGAGAGPAESGEAADTLLQEAHTAASRAKDAGRGRVEVYDDDLRQTLAAQAALEDGLRRALAEDELVLHYQPVTDLRTGLVGSVEALVRWQKPGEGLVPPGVFIPVAENSDLICDLGRWALRTSLAQLAQFDASGGPGAGLRVAVNVSGRHLRSPRLVDDVRCALEASGTAPDRLALEITETVMVEDDAAWARLEELRAIGVQIAIDDFGTGYTSFGQLARVPVDVLKIDRSFVDSEDPRTVELVRLVVGAARSFGLRVVAEGVEQVSQVRALQAVGCDTVQGYYFSRPVAADRLPAAVTGCHEVFEETCRLEPAG
- a CDS encoding SpoIIE family protein phosphatase; this translates as MVARLPFGPAVQLRRAYEQVDWSRTSTGHPQSWPRTLRRAMELALETRFALLICWGPDLEMVYNQAYADTIGDKHPAALGRPAREVFPEAWDDLGPLFAQARRGEAVHFEDLPVLLDRHGHLEETFFTFSYSPVRGDDGEIAGVMDIATETTRQVQDHRRLELLTRLGDLASELQPPAELARRALDVLSTAPLDLPEVDLQLPGGPTRLPPPPAVLKPRQVLVEDVEQGRLAWVRIPAALGGDSPGVLAARLSERVPLDAAYRDFVRLVAATVGDALSAAASYEAERRRADLQQWQAQRLAGLVAVAQALPSVETEDDVLKVLGRGAAGLLGADGIVLGLLEDGTLRVRGDEHDPAVGAVGAALRGTAVVSDDGTTGWPLWVGDRVIGALGLSWRRPRELSAEDTDLLTALAASTAQALDRVRATQAERTAAAAVRTMAETLQRSLLTAAPQPQHLETAVRYLPAAEHAQVGGDWHDAFLTAAGAACLVIGDVTGHDQDAAAAMGQVRNLLRGIGYSLEVSPAAALSALDRAMRDLGVGALATGILATVEPLEGSTTWRLRWSNAGHMPPLVVSPDGGVELLRTSPDLLLGLDAGFVRADHVHGLAPGATVLLYTDGLVERRGASLDEGLTWLAETAGRFAGRGPEELCDGVLELVAGHAEDDVAVLAVRVRP
- a CDS encoding I78 family peptidase inhibitor; this encodes MDDFAGLSVSGALERARAQGRPVRVLRPGSEMTSDLRPDRLNLHVDADGELEALSAG